A genomic segment from Salvia splendens isolate huo1 chromosome 13, SspV2, whole genome shotgun sequence encodes:
- the LOC121761924 gene encoding protein JINGUBANG-like yields the protein MSSSSGDNDDYRDSSFNGYDTNRNSGEGSPMMMSPWNQPGPFGSAWSASTKQQQLQNSLIGSLVREEGHIYSLAAKDDILYTGSDSKNIRVWKSMKDFSAFKSNSGLVKAIIIADNKIFTGHQDGKIRVWKISPKNPSVYKRSGTMPTFFDIFKASIKPGNYVEHRRKKSAVWIKHTDAISCLSMDKDTGMLYSASWDKTFKVWRPENSKCLESVKAHDDAVNSVVASTGAMVYTGSADGKVKAWKREQKGKSCKHTLVKTLLTQESAVTALAVSDTDKVVYSGSSDGVVNFWEVEKQLAHGGVLKGHKLAVLCLAAAGSLVFSGSADKTICVWRREGQVHTCLSVLTGHTGPVKCLAVEKDKEDDKWVVYSGSLDKSVKVWSVSEMAPDMQQMQNSNFDWESSSIPSAKY from the exons ATGTCGTCCTCAAGCGGCGACAACGACGACTACCGCGACAGCAGCTTCAACGGCTACGACACCAACCGCAACAGCGGCGAGGGCTCCCCAATGATGATGTCCCCTTGGAACCAGCCTGGCCCCTTCGGCAGCGCCTGGTCCGCCTCGACCAAGCAGCAGCAACTCCAGAACAGCCTCATCGGCTCCCTCGTCCGCGAGGAAGGCCACATCTACTCCCTCGCGGCCAAGGACGACATCCTCTACACGGGCTCCGACAGCAAGAACATCCGCGTCTGGAAGAGTATGAAGGACTTCTCCGCCTTCAAGTCCAACAGCGGCCTCGTTAAGGCCATCATCATCGCTGACAACAAGATCTTCACCGGCCACCAGGACGGAAAGATCCGCGTCTGGAAGATTAGTCCTAAGAACCCGAGCGTGTACAAGCGTTCGGGCACAATGCCCACTTTCTTTGACATCTTTAAAGCGTCCATCAAGCCTGGGAACTATGTTGAGCACCGGCGCAAGAAGAGCGCCGTGTGGATCAAGCACACGGACGCCATTTCGTGCCTCAGCATGGATAAGGACACCGGGATGCTGTACTCGGCTTCCTGGGACAAGACTTTTAAGGTGTGGCGGCCGGAGAATTCAAAATGTTTGGAGTCTGTCAAGGCGCACGATGACGCGGTTAATTCTGTGGTGGCGAGCACCGGGGCGATGGTGTATACGGGCTCCGCAGACGGGAAGGTGAAGGCGTGGAAGAGGGAGCAGAAGGGGAAGTCGTGCAAGCATACGCTGGTGAAGACTCTGCTTACGCAGGAGTCGGCGGTGACGGCGCTGGCCGTTAGCGACACGGATAAG GTGGTTTACTCAGGGTCATCGGACGGGGTGGTGAACTTCTGGGAGGTGGAGAAGCAGCTGGCACACGGAGGGGTGCTGAAGGGGCACAAGCTGGCGGTGCTGTGCCTGGCGGCGGCAGGGAGCTTGGTGTTCAGTGGGTCGGCGGACAAGACGATATGCGTGTGGCGGAGGGAGGGTCAGGTGCACACGTGCCTATCGGTGCTGACGGGGCACACGGGGCCGGTGAAGTGTTTGGCGGTGGAGAAGGACAAGGAGGACGATAAGTGGGTGGTGTACAGTGGGAGCCTTGACAAGTCGGTTAAGGTGTGGAGTGTGTCGGAGATGGCGCCGGACATGCAGCAGATGCAAAACAGCAATTTTGATTGGGAGTCCAGTTCAATACCATCAGCCAAATACTGA